The Streptomyces sp. 11x1 genomic sequence TCCGCGCGTTCCGCGCAGGCTATGAAGTGGGCGCGCGGACGGTCGCCGTCTTCCCCCACGAGGACCGCAACTCGCTGCACCGGCTCAAGGCCGACGAGGCCTACGAGATCGGCGAACCTGGTCATCCCGTGCGCGCGTACCTCTCCGTCGAGGAGATCATGCGCGCCGCCAGGCTGGCGGGCGCCGACGCCGTCTACCCGGGCTACGGGTTCCTGTCCGAGAACCCCGAGCTGGCCCGCGCGTGCGAGGAGGCCGGCATCACCTTCGTCGGCCCCAGCGCGCACATCCTGGAGCTGACCGGCAACAAGGCGCGGGCGGTGGCCGCGGCCCGCGCCGCCGGCGTACCGGTCCTCGGCTCCTCCGAGCCCTCCACCGACGTGGACGAGCTGGTGCGCGCCGCCGACGAGATCGGCTTCCCCGTCTTCGTCAAGGCCGTCGCCGGCGGCGGCGGACGCGGCATGCGGCGCGTCGAGGACCCGGCGGCGCTGCGGGAGTCCATCGAGGCGGCGTCCCGCGAGGCGGCCTCCGCCTTCGGCGACCCGACCGTCTTCCTGGAGAAGGCCGTCGTCGAGCCCCGCCACATCGAGGTGCAGATCCTCGCCGACGGCCACGGCAACGTCATCCACCTCTTCGAACGCGACTGTTCGGTACAGCGCCGCCACCAGAAGGTCATCGAGCTGGCCCCGGCCCCGAACCTCGACCCGGCCCTGCGCGACCGCATCTGCGCCGACGCCGTCCGCTTCGCCCGTGAGATCGGCTACCGCAACGCGGGCACCGTCGAGTTCCTCCTCGACCGCGACGGCAACCACGTCTTCATCGAGATGAACCCCCGCATCCAGGTCGAGCACACGGTCACCGAGGAGGTCACCGACGTCGACCTCGTCCAGTCCCAGCTGCGGATCGCCGCCGGGGCCACCCTCGCCGACCTCGGGCTCTCCCAGGAGAGCGTCACCCTGCGCGGCGCGGCCCTCCAGTGCCGTATCACCACCGAGGACCCCGCCAACGGCTTCCGCCCGGACACCGGGCGCATCAGCGCCTACCGCTCGCCCGGTGGCTCCGGCATCCGCCTCGACGGCGGCACCACCCACGCCGGTACGGAGATCAGCGCCCACTTCGACTCCATGCTGGTCAAACTGACCTGCCGGGGCCGGGACTTCACCACCGCCGTCAACCGGGCCCGGCGCGCGGTCGCCGAGTTCCGCATCCGGGGCGTGGCCACCAACATCCCGTTCCTGCAGGCCGTCCTCGACGACCCGGACTTCCAGGCCGGACAGGTCACCACCTCGTTCATCGAGCAGCGCCCGCACCTGCTCACCTCCCGGCACTCCGCCGACCGGGGCACCAAGCTGCTCACCTACCTGGCCGACGTGACGGTCAACAAGCCGAACGGCCCGCGCCCCGACCTGATCGACCCGTCCTCCAAACTGCCGAGGCCCACCACGGCCGAACCCCCGGCCGGCTCCAAGCAGAAGCTCGTCGAACTCGGCCCCGAGGGCTTCGCCCGCTGGCTGCGCGAGTCGCCGACCATCGGCGTCACCGACACCACCTTCCGTGACGCCCACCAGTCGCTGCTCGCCACCCGGGTCCGGACCAAGGACATGCTCGCCGTCGCGCCCGTGGTGGCCAGGACCCTGCCGCAGCTGCTCTCGCTGGAGTGCTGGGGCGGCGCCACCTACGACGTAGCCCTCCGCTTCCTCGCCGAGGACCCCTGGGAGCGGCTGGCCGCCTTCCGGGCCGCCGCGCCCAACCTCTGCCTCCAGATGCTGCTGCGCGGCCGCAACACCGTCGGCTACACGCCGTACCCGACCGAGGTGACCGACGCCTTCGTCCAGGAGGCCACCGACACCGGCATCGACATCTTCCGGATCTTCGACGCGCTCAACGACGTGGGCCGGATGCGGCCCGCCATCGACGCCGTACGCGCCACCGGGACGGCCGTCGCCGAGGTCGCCCTCTGCTACACCTCCGACCTGTCCAACCCCGCCGAGCAGCTCTACACGCTCGACTACTACCTCCGGCTGGCCGAGCAGATCGTCGAGGCCGGCGCCCATGTCCTCGCCGTCAAGGACATGGCGGGACTGCTCCGCGCCCCCGCCGCCACCAAGCTGGTCACCGCGCTGCGCCGCGAGTTCGACCTGCCGGTGCACATCCACACCCACGACACGGCCGGCGGACAGCTCGCCACCTACCTCGCCGCGATCCAGGCCGGCGCCGACGCCGTCGACGGGGCCGTGGCCTCCATGGCGGGCACCACCTCCCAGCCGTCGCTGTCGGCGATCGTCGCCGCGACCGACTACTCCGACCGCCCCACCGGCCTCGACCTCCAGGCCGTCGGCGACCTGGAGCCCTACTGGGAGAGCGTCCGCCGCATCTACGCCCCCTTCGAGGCGGGCCTCGCCTCCCCGACCGGCCGCGTCTACGACCACGAGATCCCCGGCGGCCAGCTCTCCAACCTGCGTACCCAGGCCGTCGCACTCGGTCTCGGCGACCGCTTCGAGGACATCGAGGCCATGTACACGGCCGCCGACCGGATCCTCGGCCACCTGGTGAAGGTCACGCCCTCCTCCAAGGTGGTCGGCGACCTCGCGCTGCACCTCGTCGGCGCCGGGGTGTCACCCGCCGACTTCGAGGCCACGCCCGACCGGTTCGACATCCCCGACTCCGTCATCGGCTTCCTGCGCGGCGAGCTGGGCACCCCGCCCGGCGGCTGGCCCGAGCCGTTCCGCAGCAAGGCCCTCCAGGGCCGCGCCGACGCCAAGCCCGTCCAGGACCTGACCGCCGAGGACCGCGCCGGACTGGAGAAGGACCGCCGCGCCACCCTCAACCGGCTGCTCTTCCCCGGCCCGACGCGCGAGTTCGAGAACCACCGCCAGACCTACGGCGACACCAGCGTCCTCGACAGCAAGGACTTCTTCTACGGCCTCGGCCCCGGCAAGGAGTACGCCGTCGACCTGGAGCCCGGTGTGCGGCTGCTCATCGGTCTGGAGGCCGTCGGCGAGGCGGACGAACGCGGTATGCGCACGGTGATGTCGACGCTGAACGGCCAGCTGCGGCCGATCCAGATCCGAGACAAGGCCGCCTCCACCGACATCCCCGTCACGGAGAAGGCCGACCGCTCCAACCCCGGCCATGTCGCCGCCCCGTTCGCCGGGGTGGTCACCCTCGCGGTCGCCGAGGGCGACGAGGTCGCGGCCGGTGCCACGGTCGCCACCATCGAGGCCATGAAGATGGAGGCCACCATCACGGTCGCGAAGGCCGGCCGGGTCTCCCGCCTAGCCATCAACAAGATCCAGCAGGTGGAGGGCGGCGACCTGCTCGTCGAGATCGCCTGACACCGCACGGTTCAGGCGCGGGGGAAGAACTCCAGCACCGCTGTGCCGCCCTGGAGCGACTTCACGCGGAAGCCGAGGCCGTTGAGGCCGCCGGTGCCGCCCGCGCCGAGCGAGGAGCTGAGGACGGTGCCGGCTCCCGAGGACCGGAGCACGACCGTGTCGTCGGTGACCTTCGTGACGCGGAGGTCACCGACGCCGAACCGGCTGTCGACCTCGATGGACCGGGGCTCGGACACGGTGAGTACGCACCGGCCGTCGAAGCAGGTGCCGGTGTCGGGGTCGGTGCCACGGCCCGTGCCGGTGCCCGTGCTGGTGCGTCTGCCGTGCCTCGTCCCGTGTCGCGGTCGCGCTCGTCGGAGGGGGCGGAGGCCGGGCCCGTGGGCGGGGCTGTCGTCGGCCGTTGTCGTTCCTCCGACCGTGACCCGTCCCTGCCGCCGTCGCCCACGCCGTCGTCCGGAACGCCGCCCCCGCCGCAGCCGGTGAGCGCCCACACCAGGGACGCCGCCACCGCGACGCCGAACCGGCCCCTGCCCGTGCCCATACGTCAGCCCTTCAACTCGCCTGCCCGCATGCCCCGTTGTTCCCCGTTTCACGGGACGTGTCCCTTCATACGGGGTGCGCGGGCCCGGACCGGGGCGGCGGTGGCCCGAGGGGTGAGCCGCCGGCACGACCCGTTGACGCGGGCCTCATCCCTGCGGGACGCGCGGCCGGGCCACCGTGGCGACGAGCGACGCCGTGAAGGCGTGCCGTGGTGCGGTGAGGAGCCGGCAGGCCGGGCCCTGTTCGACGATTTCCCCCGCGTCCACGACGGCGATGCGATCCGCGACGGAGGCGGTCTCCAGGTCGTGGGTGATCAGGACCAGCGCCGGTCCGACGGAGGCCGGCCCCGAGTCCTCGTCGGCGCCGAGCAGGCCCATGTCAGGGCAGCCCGACGGCACCTCGACGAGGAGGCGCTCGGCTTGACATGTACACCTTATTAATAATCGTTTTCATTGTCATGAGGTGGAGTGGAAGTGGAAGTGGAGGAGGGGCGGGACCCGCCCCGGCCTAGCCGATCTGGACCACGCGGGCCCAGTCGGGCGGGTTGTCCGGCACATAGTCGGGATCGTCCTCGTCGTACCTGGTGTGTGCGTCGTGACGGGGGAAGAGGCCGACCACCGTCCGGCACGGTGGCTGGGAGCTGGGCCAGGGCGTCTGGCCGTCGGTGAGGACCACGACGACATCGGGCTTGGGGTGGCTGCGGAGCGCCTTGGCGAACCCCGCGCGCAGGTTCGTCCCGCCGCCGCCCAGCAGCGGGATGCCCTCCGCTCGGCACAGCGGGTGGGCGATCCGGGCCACCGCGTCGCACGGGACGACGGTGACGAGGTCACGCCGGCCGCCCACCGCCCGGGAGATCGCGGCGACCTCCAGCAGCGCGCTGCCCAGTTCCGCGTCGCTGACCGACCCCGAGGTGTCGATGATCACGGAGACATGGGGCGGGCGGCGCCTGAGGCTCGGCAGCACCGTGCCCGGCACACCGGCGGAGCGCCGCGACGGCCGGCCGTAGCTGTAGTCCTCCCCGGTGCCCGGCGCGGAGGCCGCGGAGCGGACCGCCGCACCCAGCAACGCCCGCCATGGCTGCGGCGGATGAAACGCCTCCTCCGCCCAGCGCTGCCACCCCTCGGGCGCGGAGCCCGGACGGCCCTTGATGCCCTGGGCCACCCGGAAGCGGACCGCGTCCCGTTCCTGCGGGGTCAGGCCGTGCGCCCCGTCTGGGCCCAGCTCCCACTCCCGCTCCAGGCCGTCGGCGCCGCTGCCACAGTCCAGCCACGCCAACTCCAGCGTGGCGGCGCCGAGTTGGAACTGTCGCAGATAGTCCTCCATCAACAGTCCCGTGGGCAGTTTCAGGAACCCCGGTTCGACGACGCCCTCGGGCTTGACCAGTCCGTCGCCGAAGATGTCGTCGTTGATCTCGCAGTCGGCGGCGATGTTCATCCGCAGCCGTTCCCCGGGGCCGGTCAGTTCCCGTTCCCTGGCGACCCGGTCGCTGCGTCCGTGATGGTCCCGCAGCAGATGGGACACCTCGTGCACCCACACCCCGGCCAGTTCCTCCACCGGCGTGCGGTCCACGAAACCGGGGGAGACGTAGCACCTCCAGTGCCGGTCCACGGCCATCGTGGGCACCCGCCGGGACTCGACGGTGTGCAGCGCGAACAGGGCGGTCGCCAGATAGGGCCGGGCCCGCGCCGCCTGGAGCCGGGCGGTGAAGAGCTTGTCGAGGTCGAGGGTGCCTTCGCCAGTGTCGTGCCCGGTGGCCGTGCTCATCGGCGCACCTTCGTCGCCGCCTTCGCACGGGCTGCCGCCTCGTCCGCCCGCCGGGAGAGGGTGACCACTCCGGCGAGGTTCTCGATCGCCGTCGGAACGTCCCAGTCGTCGCGGCGCAGCGAGGCGAGGGTGGTGGCGGGGACGACCACCAGATCCGGCGCCCCCGTCTCCAGCGCCCGGACCAGCAGTGCCCACGCCGCGTCCCAGCGTGCCTTGTCCGGTCGCGACCGG encodes the following:
- a CDS encoding DUF2201 family putative metallopeptidase, producing the protein MSTATGHDTGEGTLDLDKLFTARLQAARARPYLATALFALHTVESRRVPTMAVDRHWRCYVSPGFVDRTPVEELAGVWVHEVSHLLRDHHGRSDRVARERELTGPGERLRMNIAADCEINDDIFGDGLVKPEGVVEPGFLKLPTGLLMEDYLRQFQLGAATLELAWLDCGSGADGLEREWELGPDGAHGLTPQERDAVRFRVAQGIKGRPGSAPEGWQRWAEEAFHPPQPWRALLGAAVRSAASAPGTGEDYSYGRPSRRSAGVPGTVLPSLRRRPPHVSVIIDTSGSVSDAELGSALLEVAAISRAVGGRRDLVTVVPCDAVARIAHPLCRAEGIPLLGGGGTNLRAGFAKALRSHPKPDVVVVLTDGQTPWPSSQPPCRTVVGLFPRHDAHTRYDEDDPDYVPDNPPDWARVVQIG
- a CDS encoding pyruvate carboxylase, with amino-acid sequence MLRKVLVANRGEIAIRAFRAGYEVGARTVAVFPHEDRNSLHRLKADEAYEIGEPGHPVRAYLSVEEIMRAARLAGADAVYPGYGFLSENPELARACEEAGITFVGPSAHILELTGNKARAVAAARAAGVPVLGSSEPSTDVDELVRAADEIGFPVFVKAVAGGGGRGMRRVEDPAALRESIEAASREAASAFGDPTVFLEKAVVEPRHIEVQILADGHGNVIHLFERDCSVQRRHQKVIELAPAPNLDPALRDRICADAVRFAREIGYRNAGTVEFLLDRDGNHVFIEMNPRIQVEHTVTEEVTDVDLVQSQLRIAAGATLADLGLSQESVTLRGAALQCRITTEDPANGFRPDTGRISAYRSPGGSGIRLDGGTTHAGTEISAHFDSMLVKLTCRGRDFTTAVNRARRAVAEFRIRGVATNIPFLQAVLDDPDFQAGQVTTSFIEQRPHLLTSRHSADRGTKLLTYLADVTVNKPNGPRPDLIDPSSKLPRPTTAEPPAGSKQKLVELGPEGFARWLRESPTIGVTDTTFRDAHQSLLATRVRTKDMLAVAPVVARTLPQLLSLECWGGATYDVALRFLAEDPWERLAAFRAAAPNLCLQMLLRGRNTVGYTPYPTEVTDAFVQEATDTGIDIFRIFDALNDVGRMRPAIDAVRATGTAVAEVALCYTSDLSNPAEQLYTLDYYLRLAEQIVEAGAHVLAVKDMAGLLRAPAATKLVTALRREFDLPVHIHTHDTAGGQLATYLAAIQAGADAVDGAVASMAGTTSQPSLSAIVAATDYSDRPTGLDLQAVGDLEPYWESVRRIYAPFEAGLASPTGRVYDHEIPGGQLSNLRTQAVALGLGDRFEDIEAMYTAADRILGHLVKVTPSSKVVGDLALHLVGAGVSPADFEATPDRFDIPDSVIGFLRGELGTPPGGWPEPFRSKALQGRADAKPVQDLTAEDRAGLEKDRRATLNRLLFPGPTREFENHRQTYGDTSVLDSKDFFYGLGPGKEYAVDLEPGVRLLIGLEAVGEADERGMRTVMSTLNGQLRPIQIRDKAASTDIPVTEKADRSNPGHVAAPFAGVVTLAVAEGDEVAAGATVATIEAMKMEATITVAKAGRVSRLAINKIQQVEGGDLLVEIA